A genome region from Thermogemmatispora onikobensis includes the following:
- the holB gene encoding DNA polymerase III subunit delta', which translates to MTVTALEAAAHGWGIIGHEHALQRLRRALASQQVRHAYLFTGPDQIGKTLLAQRFAQALLCTGGPDPQQAPVNPCQRCLACRKVLHGNHPDVHVVARPPDKQFILIDQIRALQAEAARHALEGRYKIFLILGAHEMNSQAANCLLKTLEEPEPGVVLLLTAPERGVLLPTILSRVQHVPLHLLNSAQIRQALETYWEVEPEEAELIAALASGRMGWAVRAAEDEQLLAERREQLELLARLPGQGRAERFALAQRLSGEPERLRQLLELWLLWWRDVLLMASGGQDLIVNVDMRELLQKQTDLLGAAGARQMIYAILRTLEALDQNVNPRAALEVLMLDLPLLSRV; encoded by the coding sequence ATGACTGTGACAGCTCTTGAGGCAGCCGCGCATGGTTGGGGGATCATTGGACATGAGCATGCCCTGCAGCGTCTGCGACGGGCTTTAGCCTCGCAGCAGGTGCGCCATGCTTATCTGTTTACTGGCCCTGATCAGATTGGGAAGACGCTCTTGGCGCAGCGCTTCGCTCAGGCTTTGCTGTGCACGGGCGGCCCTGATCCGCAGCAGGCCCCCGTCAATCCTTGTCAGCGCTGTCTGGCCTGCCGGAAAGTACTGCATGGCAACCATCCCGATGTCCATGTAGTCGCTCGTCCTCCGGACAAGCAATTCATTCTCATTGATCAGATCCGTGCTCTGCAAGCGGAAGCAGCCCGGCACGCCCTGGAGGGCCGCTATAAAATCTTCTTGATTTTGGGCGCGCACGAGATGAATTCCCAGGCGGCCAACTGTCTGCTGAAGACGCTCGAAGAGCCGGAGCCAGGGGTAGTCTTGTTGCTGACTGCCCCTGAGCGGGGGGTGCTCCTGCCAACTATCCTCTCGCGTGTGCAGCATGTTCCGCTCCATCTGTTGAACAGTGCCCAGATCCGCCAGGCCCTGGAAACCTACTGGGAGGTTGAGCCGGAGGAGGCAGAGTTGATTGCCGCCCTGGCTTCGGGACGCATGGGCTGGGCTGTGCGAGCTGCTGAGGATGAGCAGTTGCTCGCGGAACGGCGCGAACAGCTGGAGCTGCTGGCACGCTTGCCCGGCCAGGGACGAGCGGAGCGTTTTGCTCTCGCTCAGCGCCTGAGTGGAGAGCCTGAGCGGCTGCGCCAGCTGTTGGAGTTGTGGCTGCTCTGGTGGCGCGATGTCTTGCTGATGGCTAGCGGTGGGCAGGATCTGATTGTCAATGTCGATATGCGCGAGCTGCTCCAAAAGCAGACTGATCTGCTCGGAGCTGCTGGAGCACGTCAGATGATCTATGCGATCCTGCGAACCCTCGAGGCCCTCGACCAGAATGTGAACCCGCGGGCCGCTCTGGAGGTGCTCATGCTCGATCTCCCTCTGCTGAGTCGTGTCTGA
- a CDS encoding RNA polymerase sigma factor: MDTSIRLYTTNGGWRSILDAARGNQPEMALPEEEQAAQLDSPGADTDMAEPDEEAETGAQALPLQAATTSQGEARSVDVADFEAIFQRYQTPITNFIYHMIGNREQAYDLAQDVFVKAYRALLAGTVIRPGALSSWLYHIAENTAIDALRRRRLISWLPLSLFNDDRGIGAGVLSETGSPTGDGFSGNSEDGSEGRPGAAALLYERGSYDGGRFESRVAEHEVVERVMRQLPPKYAVCLWLYEYHGFSCAEIAEMLNISPSAVKMRLMRARERFITLYRQEVGEE, encoded by the coding sequence ATGGATACCTCTATCCGTCTCTACACTACGAACGGTGGCTGGCGCTCTATCCTGGATGCCGCTCGTGGGAATCAGCCAGAGATGGCCCTGCCAGAAGAGGAGCAGGCCGCTCAGCTCGACTCACCCGGGGCAGACACGGATATGGCGGAGCCGGACGAGGAGGCTGAGACAGGCGCTCAGGCCCTCCCCCTCCAGGCAGCAACGACGAGCCAGGGCGAGGCCCGCAGCGTGGATGTGGCGGACTTCGAGGCGATCTTTCAACGCTATCAAACGCCAATTACGAATTTCATCTATCATATGATTGGGAACCGGGAGCAGGCTTACGATCTGGCCCAGGACGTCTTTGTCAAAGCATATCGCGCCTTGCTGGCCGGCACTGTGATTCGCCCCGGCGCCCTCTCTTCCTGGCTCTATCATATCGCCGAGAATACGGCGATCGATGCGCTCCGCCGCCGCCGCCTGATTTCCTGGCTGCCTCTGTCGCTCTTCAATGACGACCGAGGCATCGGCGCCGGCGTGCTCTCAGAGACAGGCAGCCCGACGGGCGATGGCTTCTCCGGTAACAGCGAGGATGGCAGCGAGGGACGCCCAGGCGCCGCCGCTCTGCTCTATGAGCGGGGAAGCTATGATGGCGGTCGCTTTGAAAGCCGCGTCGCTGAGCACGAGGTGGTCGAGCGCGTGATGAGGCAACTGCCTCCAAAATACGCCGTCTGCCTCTGGCTCTATGAATATCATGGCTTCTCATGCGCAGAAATAGCTGAAATGCTTAATATCAGTCCTTCAGCTGTCAAAATGCGGCTGATGCGCGCAAGAGAGCGCTTTATTACCCTGTATCGACAAGAGGTGGGGGAAGAGTGA
- a CDS encoding anti-sigma factor family protein — MNCTEARVLLAVYRDLQEAEAQPSLQDEETRATIQELEQHLESCPDCRQTLTDFTLVGTRLQRLPAIEPPPEMRERLMHALAAEHARFLRRGLPGTPPPPDFLQPYMQEQLEQEAGRDPLATLSTAKTGPLPAIQTPPRARRRPRMPQLAALAVAATFLLALLTGGLTSVLLLAQHSSGSIPPPAAINHPTNVVMMRYATATIYHNVVSAAADGNSVYYSAFSDGMPAGWMLLRLDRQTQLSQSLLPSAQSSPLIILGSDHNRLIWLQYDPPAADTSVTSAATKKNQHNSPLRDSAAEGLRSWKLFYAVVDSRTGPDSLRPQLLFSGVFNPALAAGIVHTPVPGLWFLQNGLLVATLDQLGHSHLWLYSLQESGQIASRSELASAPAGHIYTSPTATPDGSAIFWADEWLDSAGLLHSNIWTRQEIEVSAPSRGRWLPHTQPETWLFRDDGTSFRPVVVGHTFFMLNTNDGLDGTSALATPTPAASPSPRSASQVAASTLALNSSVTSWANSSIYPPSLDFLISGSLYMLSLEPTSDGTFSQLNTINHVSALQGGNTFVLWQDDNNAYGMFDVESNSFVQVGSVLNGAAFVAVNGNSAVWSDAPMPAPAASRSPASINPQATLRMFSWPLTSSNSGHD, encoded by the coding sequence GTGAACTGCACAGAGGCGCGGGTTCTCCTCGCGGTTTATCGCGATTTGCAAGAAGCCGAGGCCCAACCATCGCTTCAAGATGAAGAGACGCGGGCCACTATACAAGAGTTGGAGCAGCATCTGGAATCCTGTCCAGACTGCCGGCAGACGCTGACTGACTTCACGCTGGTCGGTACTCGCCTGCAGCGTCTGCCTGCCATCGAGCCGCCCCCTGAGATGCGTGAGCGGCTGATGCACGCCCTGGCCGCTGAACACGCGCGCTTCTTGAGGCGTGGCCTGCCTGGTACGCCTCCGCCCCCTGATTTCCTGCAACCCTATATGCAAGAGCAACTGGAGCAGGAGGCAGGGCGTGATCCGCTGGCAACCCTCTCAACTGCCAAGACCGGCCCCTTGCCGGCCATCCAGACCCCGCCGCGTGCCCGGCGACGCCCTCGTATGCCTCAGCTAGCCGCGCTGGCCGTGGCTGCTACTTTCTTGCTGGCTTTGCTCACCGGCGGCCTGACCTCTGTGCTGCTCCTGGCTCAGCATTCTTCAGGCTCGATTCCCCCGCCCGCAGCCATCAATCACCCTACTAATGTGGTGATGATGCGCTACGCTACCGCCACGATCTATCATAATGTCGTCAGCGCCGCTGCCGATGGCAACTCTGTCTACTATAGCGCCTTCAGCGATGGCATGCCCGCTGGCTGGATGCTCTTGCGCCTGGATCGTCAGACGCAGCTCAGTCAGTCGCTGCTGCCCAGCGCCCAAAGCAGTCCGCTGATCATCCTGGGCAGCGACCACAATCGTCTCATCTGGCTCCAGTACGATCCACCTGCCGCTGATACCTCCGTCACGTCTGCGGCCACCAAAAAGAATCAGCACAACAGCCCGCTGCGCGACAGTGCCGCTGAGGGCCTGCGCTCCTGGAAGCTCTTCTACGCTGTAGTGGACTCAAGGACCGGCCCCGACTCACTGCGCCCGCAGCTGCTCTTCAGTGGTGTCTTCAATCCCGCCTTGGCCGCGGGCATCGTGCATACGCCGGTGCCAGGCCTCTGGTTTCTGCAGAACGGCCTGCTGGTGGCCACACTTGATCAGCTTGGGCATTCTCACCTCTGGCTCTACAGCCTGCAGGAGAGTGGCCAAATCGCCAGCCGGAGCGAGCTGGCTTCCGCCCCAGCTGGACACATCTATACCTCGCCAACGGCTACCCCCGATGGCAGCGCTATCTTCTGGGCCGATGAGTGGCTCGATAGCGCCGGGCTCCTGCACAGCAACATCTGGACGCGCCAGGAGATCGAGGTGAGCGCCCCCTCCCGAGGCCGCTGGCTGCCACATACGCAGCCAGAGACCTGGCTCTTCCGGGACGACGGTACCTCGTTCCGTCCCGTGGTGGTGGGCCATACCTTCTTTATGCTGAATACGAACGATGGACTGGACGGCACTTCTGCCCTGGCCACACCAACGCCAGCGGCCAGCCCCAGCCCACGGTCGGCCTCGCAGGTGGCTGCCTCAACTCTAGCGCTCAACTCTAGCGTGACATCCTGGGCCAACTCCAGCATCTACCCGCCCTCGCTGGATTTTCTGATCAGTGGTTCGCTCTATATGCTCTCGCTAGAGCCAACCTCGGATGGCACCTTCAGTCAGTTGAATACCATCAACCACGTCTCGGCCCTGCAAGGCGGTAACACCTTCGTTCTCTGGCAGGACGACAATAATGCCTATGGCATGTTTGACGTAGAGTCTAACTCCTTTGTCCAGGTCGGCTCGGTTCTCAACGGCGCCGCTTTTGTGGCCGTCAATGGCAACAGCGCCGTCTGGAGCGATGCCCCTATGCCAGCGCCAGCAGCCAGCCGCTCGCCAGCCTCTATCAATCCACAGGCAACGCTTCGCATGTTCAGCTGGCCTCTCACCTCCAGCAATAGCGGCCACGACTGA
- a CDS encoding acyl-CoA dehydrogenase family protein: MDFSLNEEQLAIRNTCREFAEQEIKPRAEEMDRTGEFPYDLIRKMGELGLLGLPFPEAYGGAGADFLSYCIAIEEIARGDAAVAITMEAHTSLGAMPFYLFGTDEQKERYLPPLASGQQLWAFGMTEPEAGSDAGSPRTRAVLRDGYWHINGSKAFITNAGTDISGGVTITAVTGTRPDGRSEITNLIVPRGTPGYIIGNPYRKMGWRASDTRPLTFEDCQVPEENVLGQRGEGFKQFMQILDGGRVAIAALSVGLAQACLDEALSYARQRRQFGQPISKFQAIQMKLADMAMEIELARLMYYKAAWLQMQGKPYSAEASMAKLFASETAKRAADQAVQIHGGYGFMDEYPVSRYWRNVKINEIGEGTSEVQRLIIAKHLGC; the protein is encoded by the coding sequence ATGGACTTTTCGCTCAACGAAGAGCAGCTTGCCATTCGCAATACCTGTCGCGAGTTCGCCGAGCAGGAGATCAAGCCACGTGCGGAGGAGATGGATCGCACGGGGGAGTTCCCCTACGATCTGATCCGCAAGATGGGTGAGCTGGGGTTGTTGGGACTACCCTTCCCCGAGGCGTATGGTGGAGCCGGGGCTGATTTCCTCTCGTACTGCATTGCAATCGAGGAGATCGCTCGTGGCGATGCGGCGGTGGCGATTACGATGGAAGCCCACACCTCGTTGGGGGCCATGCCCTTCTATCTCTTCGGGACAGACGAGCAGAAGGAGCGCTACCTGCCACCGTTAGCGAGCGGTCAGCAACTGTGGGCCTTTGGGATGACGGAGCCAGAAGCCGGCTCCGATGCCGGCAGTCCCCGTACACGCGCTGTCCTACGTGATGGCTACTGGCACATCAACGGCTCCAAGGCTTTCATTACCAACGCCGGTACAGACATCAGTGGTGGGGTAACCATTACGGCAGTCACTGGGACGCGGCCCGACGGTCGCAGCGAGATCACCAATCTCATTGTGCCGCGCGGCACCCCTGGCTACATCATTGGCAATCCCTACCGTAAAATGGGCTGGCGGGCCTCCGATACGCGCCCTCTTACCTTTGAAGATTGTCAGGTGCCCGAGGAAAACGTGCTGGGCCAGCGCGGCGAGGGTTTCAAGCAGTTCATGCAGATTCTCGATGGGGGACGAGTGGCTATTGCGGCCCTCTCAGTTGGTCTGGCTCAAGCCTGCCTGGATGAGGCGCTCAGCTACGCCAGGCAGCGTCGGCAGTTTGGCCAGCCGATTAGCAAGTTTCAGGCCATCCAGATGAAGCTGGCCGACATGGCGATGGAGATCGAGCTGGCGCGGCTGATGTATTATAAGGCGGCCTGGTTACAGATGCAGGGGAAGCCCTACAGTGCTGAAGCCTCAATGGCCAAGCTCTTCGCCTCTGAGACCGCCAAGCGTGCGGCAGATCAGGCGGTGCAAATCCACGGTGGCTACGGCTTCATGGACGAGTATCCGGTCTCGCGCTATTGGCGAAACGTCAAGATCAATGAAATTGGTGAGGGAACCAGCGAGGTGCAGCGCCTGATCATCGCCAAGCACCTTGGTTGCTGA
- the metK gene encoding methionine adenosyltransferase: MSSPKLFFTSESVTEGHPDKLCDQISDAILDAILAQDPLARVACETATTTGLVLIAGEITTSAWVDMPAVVRKTIEQVGYVNAEYGFDYRTCGVVTSIGKQSPDIDLGVSRSAEVKSGLVLTDDELEQIGAGDQGMMIGFACNETPELMPLPISLAHKLTHQLAQVRRRSWAGDGPMPYLRPDGKSQVTVQYEYGRPVRVDTVVVSTQHAEYVDQEQIRQDVLEYVIKPVIPPHLLDERTRVLVNPTGRFVIGGPMGDAGLTGRKIIVDTYGGMARHGGGAFSGKDPTKVDRSAAYMARYIAKNLVAAGLADRLELQISYAIGVARPLSLFVDTFGTGRVSNEELVRLINEHFDLRPAAIIQKLNLRRPIYRPTAAYGHFGRTDIDAPWEALDRVSALRRSAGASVEDGAATSQQPPQSRAGETAEIN, translated from the coding sequence ATGAGTAGTCCAAAGTTGTTCTTTACCAGCGAATCGGTGACTGAGGGGCATCCTGACAAGCTGTGTGACCAGATCTCGGATGCCATCCTCGATGCCATTCTGGCCCAGGACCCCCTGGCCCGAGTCGCCTGCGAGACGGCGACAACTACCGGCTTGGTCCTGATCGCCGGTGAGATCACGACCTCAGCCTGGGTTGATATGCCCGCGGTGGTGCGCAAGACGATCGAGCAGGTTGGCTACGTTAATGCCGAGTATGGGTTTGACTATCGCACCTGTGGTGTGGTGACCTCCATTGGCAAGCAGTCCCCCGATATCGATCTGGGGGTGAGTCGTTCGGCTGAGGTCAAGAGTGGCCTTGTGCTGACTGATGATGAGCTGGAACAGATTGGGGCCGGGGATCAGGGCATGATGATCGGCTTTGCCTGTAACGAGACGCCCGAGCTCATGCCGTTGCCGATCAGTCTGGCGCACAAGTTGACCCACCAGCTGGCGCAGGTGCGGCGGCGCTCATGGGCTGGCGATGGACCGATGCCCTATCTACGTCCCGATGGCAAGAGTCAGGTCACTGTCCAGTATGAGTATGGACGTCCCGTTCGCGTTGATACAGTTGTGGTCTCGACTCAGCATGCTGAGTATGTCGATCAGGAGCAGATTCGTCAGGATGTCCTCGAGTATGTGATTAAGCCGGTGATTCCACCCCATTTGCTCGATGAGCGGACGCGCGTTCTGGTCAATCCCACAGGGCGCTTTGTCATTGGGGGGCCGATGGGCGATGCTGGCCTGACGGGGCGCAAGATTATTGTCGATACGTATGGTGGAATGGCGCGCCACGGCGGCGGGGCCTTCAGCGGTAAGGACCCTACCAAGGTCGATCGCTCCGCGGCCTATATGGCGCGCTATATTGCGAAAAATCTGGTGGCCGCTGGGCTGGCGGATCGCCTGGAGCTGCAGATCTCCTATGCAATCGGTGTGGCTCGTCCCCTCTCGCTATTTGTCGATACCTTCGGCACTGGGCGGGTCTCCAACGAGGAGCTGGTCCGTCTCATCAATGAGCATTTTGATCTTCGTCCAGCGGCCATTATTCAGAAACTAAATCTGCGCCGTCCGATCTATCGTCCCACGGCGGCTTACGGGCACTTCGGACGTACTGATATTGACGCCCCCTGGGAGGCGCTCGATAGAGTATCGGCTCTACGTCGGAGCGCTGGCGCCAGCGTCGAAGATGGAGCGGCGACTTCGCAGCAGCCACCGCAGTCGCGTGCTGGCGAGACCGCGGAGATTAACTAA
- the ahcY gene encoding adenosylhomocysteinase: protein MTTSTQGDVKDRSLAPRGKERIEWAARDMPVLRLIRERFSREQPLKGIRMAGCLHITTETANLALTLQAGGADLVLCASNPLSTQDDVAAALVCEYGIPTFAIKGEDEETYYRHIHAALDHRPQLTMDDGCDLVSTLHSSRSELLGQVIGGMEETTTGVIRLRSMEKQGVLKYPVLAVNESNTKHLFDNRYGTGQSTLDGIIRATNLLLAGRTIVVLGYGWCGRGVAARARGLGANVVVTEVDPIRALEAVMDGFRVLPSLEAATIGDLFITVTGNLNVIDRPHLERLKDGAVLANSGHFNDEINIPELEKLAVRKRRIRDFVDEYTYADGRQVYLLGEGRLINLAAAEGHPASVMDMSFANQALGAEYMLKHASELQPRVYTLPAEIDQDIARLKLKAMGVAIDTLTSEQQTYLNSWEAGT, encoded by the coding sequence ATGACCACATCGACACAGGGAGATGTTAAGGACCGCTCGCTGGCCCCACGTGGGAAGGAGCGTATTGAATGGGCTGCGCGAGATATGCCCGTGCTGCGCCTCATCCGCGAGCGCTTTAGCCGGGAGCAGCCGCTCAAAGGCATCCGCATGGCGGGCTGCCTGCATATCACAACGGAAACGGCCAATCTGGCCCTGACGCTGCAGGCCGGGGGCGCCGATCTGGTGCTCTGCGCCTCGAATCCGCTTTCGACCCAGGATGACGTGGCCGCGGCTCTCGTCTGCGAATATGGGATTCCGACCTTCGCCATCAAGGGCGAGGATGAGGAAACCTACTATCGCCATATCCATGCAGCGCTGGACCATCGCCCGCAGTTGACGATGGACGATGGTTGCGACCTGGTCTCAACCCTCCATAGCAGCCGCAGCGAGCTGCTCGGGCAGGTCATTGGAGGAATGGAGGAGACGACGACCGGGGTGATCCGTCTCCGCAGTATGGAGAAGCAGGGAGTGCTCAAGTACCCGGTGCTAGCCGTCAACGAGTCGAACACGAAGCATCTCTTTGACAATCGCTATGGCACGGGACAGAGCACACTCGATGGCATTATTCGAGCGACCAATCTGCTGCTGGCCGGGCGGACGATTGTCGTGCTGGGTTACGGCTGGTGTGGGCGTGGTGTGGCCGCTCGTGCGCGGGGCCTGGGGGCCAACGTTGTGGTCACGGAGGTAGACCCGATTCGCGCGCTGGAGGCGGTGATGGACGGCTTCCGCGTGTTGCCATCCCTGGAGGCGGCCACCATTGGTGATCTCTTTATCACGGTAACAGGCAACCTCAATGTGATCGACCGCCCTCATTTGGAGCGTCTCAAAGACGGGGCTGTGCTGGCCAACTCGGGTCACTTCAATGATGAGATCAATATTCCCGAGCTGGAGAAGCTGGCCGTGCGCAAGCGGCGTATCCGCGATTTTGTCGATGAGTATACCTACGCCGACGGGCGCCAGGTCTATTTGCTTGGCGAGGGGCGCCTGATCAATCTGGCCGCCGCTGAGGGGCATCCCGCTAGCGTCATGGATATGAGCTTCGCCAACCAGGCTCTGGGGGCCGAGTATATGCTCAAGCATGCCAGCGAACTGCAGCCACGGGTCTATACGCTGCCAGCGGAGATCGACCAGGATATCGCGCGCCTCAAGCTGAAGGCTATGGGCGTTGCCATCGATACATTGACCTCGGAGCAGCAAACCTATCTCAATTCCTGGGAGGCGGGTACCTGA
- a CDS encoding PfkB family carbohydrate kinase, translating into MSSSILVVGSVALDTVETPFARVDEVLGGAASYFSTAASLYSPVNLVAVVGSDFPQEYLEFFRRRAINLSGLQVHQGRTFRWVGRYHLDMNVRDTLDTQLGVYADFHAVIPPEYRSSSLLFLANIKPDLQREVLDAMPQVHLSVLDSMDLWINTARPQLTEVMQRVDIMLMSEEELRLYTGCASVVAGVRQLFSLGLKYVVVKQGSYGALLFGRDGSYFSAPAYPLEEVVDPTGAGDAFAGGLLGYLSTVEPGPDGRYSFEDLKRAVVHGNILGSFACEDFSIRRLQQLTLADVAARYQALVACSHFDPHWLPGRSSETFNAG; encoded by the coding sequence GTGTCGTCATCTATCCTCGTTGTCGGCTCGGTGGCCCTGGATACGGTCGAAACTCCTTTCGCCAGAGTCGATGAGGTGCTCGGCGGGGCCGCTTCTTATTTCTCTACGGCGGCTTCCCTCTATAGCCCGGTCAATCTGGTGGCGGTCGTCGGCTCCGATTTCCCCCAGGAGTATTTGGAGTTCTTCCGCCGCCGGGCTATCAATCTCTCTGGCTTACAGGTGCACCAGGGCCGCACTTTCCGCTGGGTCGGTCGCTACCATCTCGATATGAATGTGCGCGACACGCTCGATACGCAGCTTGGTGTCTACGCCGATTTCCATGCGGTAATTCCCCCTGAATACCGCAGCAGCTCGCTGCTCTTCCTGGCCAATATCAAGCCTGACCTCCAGCGGGAGGTGCTGGATGCCATGCCGCAGGTCCATCTATCGGTGTTGGACTCGATGGATCTCTGGATCAATACGGCGCGGCCTCAGCTCACCGAGGTCATGCAGCGCGTCGATATTATGTTGATGAGTGAGGAGGAGCTGCGTCTCTACACCGGCTGCGCCAGTGTGGTGGCTGGGGTGCGCCAGCTCTTCAGCCTGGGTCTGAAGTACGTGGTTGTCAAGCAGGGCAGCTATGGGGCCTTGCTCTTTGGGCGCGATGGCAGCTATTTTAGCGCCCCTGCCTATCCTCTGGAGGAAGTGGTTGATCCCACTGGAGCTGGCGACGCCTTCGCCGGGGGCTTGCTGGGTTACCTGTCAACGGTGGAGCCGGGGCCAGATGGCCGCTATAGCTTTGAGGATTTGAAGCGTGCGGTGGTTCATGGCAATATCCTCGGTTCGTTTGCCTGTGAGGATTTTAGTATTCGCCGTCTGCAGCAGCTGACGCTGGCGGATGTCGCTGCTCGCTACCAGGCCCTGGTCGCTTGCTCGCACTTCGATCCCCATTGGCTGCCGGGGCGCTCATCGGAGACCTTCAACGCAGGCTGA
- a CDS encoding HD domain-containing protein: METDVVQAVAQHAEETLGKEGFRYVSAVVANCKMLALDLEARGDEEAAHLDMEALTIAAYLHDISTASYGFQDHHIKSAELAVDFLRELDVPEERIRKVEQIILAHTTVVPAEQRRKVPLETRILYDADKLGRLSGLAVVTSLIEFGARYPNRAVTSEVLAAILRHIEERFVELYQSLNTAPARELARDKFGKTLAFLDGVIEHLSGATPV; this comes from the coding sequence ATGGAGACAGACGTTGTGCAGGCTGTAGCCCAGCACGCTGAGGAAACGCTGGGCAAGGAAGGTTTTCGCTACGTCAGCGCCGTTGTGGCAAACTGTAAGATGCTTGCGCTAGACCTGGAGGCTCGGGGGGATGAGGAGGCCGCTCATTTGGATATGGAGGCGCTGACGATCGCCGCCTATCTGCATGATATCTCGACGGCCTCCTATGGTTTTCAGGACCATCATATCAAGTCGGCTGAGCTGGCCGTCGATTTCTTACGCGAACTGGATGTACCCGAGGAGCGCATTCGCAAGGTGGAACAGATCATTCTGGCCCATACAACGGTGGTGCCCGCCGAGCAGCGTCGCAAGGTTCCCCTGGAGACGCGCATCCTCTACGACGCCGATAAGCTCGGGCGCCTCAGTGGGCTGGCCGTGGTTACTTCACTCATCGAGTTCGGCGCGCGCTATCCCAATCGAGCTGTGACCAGTGAGGTGCTGGCGGCGATTCTGCGCCATATTGAGGAGCGCTTTGTGGAGCTGTACCAGTCGCTCAATACGGCCCCTGCCCGCGAGCTGGCCCGCGATAAGTTCGGCAAGACCCTGGCCTTCCTGGATGGGGTCATTGAGCATCTAAGCGGGGCCACACCTGTCTGA
- the mtnA gene encoding S-methyl-5-thioribose-1-phosphate isomerase, which produces MSMLAGGLEHEFEPVQRVRPLWWQEDERGCALMLLDQTLLPQQVVYSRLEDERQVAEAIKALKVRGAPAIGMAAAFGLVLALRRLLAERGSEVSLAEVLARLEEAGALLAATRPTAVNLSWAIRRLRGQAQRLAGAGCRPGELVGLLLEEAQAIAAEDRAACLRMGRYGEALIADGDQLLTHCNTGILATAGWGTALAPMYLAHRAGKRIHVFVDETRPVLQGARLTAWELQQEGVPFTLITDNMAGYFMRRGQIAAVFVGADRIAANGDVANKIGTYSLAVLAHAHGIPFYVVAPCSTIDLALPSGEEIPIEQRDPREVTAIRGISIAPDGVSVANPAFDVTPHTYISAIITERGVARAPYSVALRGLCADDHHPIEKQAER; this is translated from the coding sequence ATGTCCATGCTTGCAGGGGGGTTGGAGCACGAGTTTGAGCCAGTGCAGCGTGTCCGTCCTCTCTGGTGGCAGGAAGACGAGCGGGGCTGTGCCCTGATGTTACTTGATCAGACGCTCTTACCGCAGCAGGTAGTCTACAGTCGGCTTGAGGATGAGCGTCAGGTAGCAGAGGCGATCAAAGCCTTGAAGGTGCGGGGAGCCCCCGCAATTGGCATGGCGGCGGCTTTCGGACTCGTCTTAGCGCTCAGGCGCCTGCTGGCAGAGCGGGGGAGTGAGGTCAGTCTCGCTGAGGTTCTGGCCAGGCTTGAGGAGGCAGGGGCCTTGCTGGCAGCCACCCGTCCCACAGCGGTCAATCTCAGCTGGGCCATTCGTCGGCTGCGTGGGCAGGCTCAGCGGCTTGCCGGGGCTGGGTGCCGTCCTGGGGAGCTGGTGGGCCTGCTCCTGGAAGAGGCCCAGGCCATTGCTGCTGAGGACCGGGCGGCTTGCCTGCGCATGGGACGCTATGGTGAGGCGCTGATCGCCGATGGAGATCAGCTGCTGACCCACTGTAACACCGGGATTCTGGCTACTGCCGGCTGGGGAACGGCCCTGGCCCCGATGTATCTGGCGCATCGGGCAGGCAAGCGCATTCATGTCTTTGTCGACGAAACGCGCCCGGTGCTCCAGGGGGCCCGTCTCACGGCCTGGGAGCTGCAACAGGAGGGAGTGCCTTTCACGCTGATCACTGACAATATGGCCGGCTATTTCATGCGTCGGGGTCAGATCGCCGCTGTCTTTGTGGGAGCCGATCGCATCGCGGCCAATGGCGATGTCGCCAACAAGATCGGAACCTATAGTCTGGCGGTGCTAGCTCATGCGCATGGCATTCCTTTTTACGTGGTTGCCCCTTGTTCTACGATCGATCTCGCTTTGCCCTCCGGGGAGGAGATTCCTATCGAGCAGCGTGACCCGCGTGAGGTCACGGCCATCCGTGGGATCTCCATTGCTCCTGATGGTGTCTCTGTAGCCAATCCGGCCTTTGATGTAACCCCTCATACATATATAAGTGCTATTATTACCGAGAGGGGGGTTGCGCGCGCTCCGTATAGCGTAGCCCTGCGCGGCCTCTGTGCAGATGACCATCATCCTATCGAGAAGCAGGCAGAGAGGTAA